The following is a genomic window from Theobroma cacao cultivar B97-61/B2 chromosome 10, Criollo_cocoa_genome_V2, whole genome shotgun sequence.
TTAGGGTGAGCTTGCAATAGTTCCGCTTGATATCTGATGATTTTCTTGCAGGATTAACTATCATCAATAATTCTTTCTTCCTACAAGCCCCATCCCaaacaataaacaaaaaaaaaaaagcatggttgaaactttttcttttgattttacatatttctttaaaatgcgAGATGTCTTTTGCTTGAATGTTGCTTAAGTTCGTCTCTGGAAAGGGGCAGAGGACAAGTAAATCATTCATAGAAAAAGGAGGAGAAGAAATTGCCTCTGTCCTTGTCATTGTACTTGTAAATTGTAGTTCTCTCTGACTAAAAAATTAGGGTTAAGAGATAGATTATGTGAGTGAGTATGagacatgatttttttatgatgttGTATTAACTATTAAGAGGCTTTTTCAAGAGTTCCGGcatcatcaattttttttttataattgggggaGGGGGAATTCGAACTCTACTCTTTAGGCAAAGGATCATGCACCAAGCAATGGGCCAAATGCTTGGGTGCAGTTCCTGCATTATCTTAGTAGGAAGCGGAAACAAATTATTCATTCTCTCTAAGGATAGCTGCTTCTCTCCTTTCCATTCTCTTTTCTGGTTTTCTGGTTGTTGCCATTGAACCCTCACAAaatgaaagttttattttttgttaaaagatgaatatttggttttatttGGCAAATTATTGGCTTTTATAATCAGATAAGATGTCATCTTTGTCCAGTAAAATTTATAGAACTTCGATATGAGTGACAAGTAGGCAAATACTTaagtaattttctttttcctctgtttcttttcttttttcattatttttatctgtGACTTCTGCACATGTATGCTCTTGCAAGCTTAGCCTTATAAATTTAAAGCtttcattaaatttgataCGCATTTCCTGTTGATTCTTTGAATGgttttctcttatttcttgTTCTTGACAGTTTCTTcagttttttatatttcttagGATGGGAATACAAAGATTGAAATACAATACTGAAGTTGTCTTGCACTATACTTTGCTCATAATGTTCCATTTACCTTGAACTTTAAGGCAAGGGTTTTTCATTTGGGTGAGCATGGATGCTCTCAACCAAACCTTTAACCAATATGTGATGCACATAACCAATTTGCACAGAAACTGTTATGTGGAAATTTTGGGCAAGAATCCTCTCCTTTTGTTTTTCGATAGAGCGAatatcctttcctttcctcaaAAGTAATGGAGATCCCATTACTTTTACCATAACTTGATTGTTGATGAAGCAAGAATCCTCTCCTTTTGTTTCCCCCccatatctctctctctctctctctctctctccccccTTTAGGTTAGGTTTTGTCAGAAACCTCTGGCTTCTGTTCTTCTGATTATTGGGCCTTTTTAAAGATGAGTATTTGGAGTTCCTGAAGTACTCAATTTAAAGTTTGCTATTTGCAGTTTAGCATCTTTATTTAAACCAAAATTGGATAACTTGTTCTTAAGTATAGTCGAAATATATGTACATGATATCAACAAAAACATGGAACCTGTTGGGAGAGTGGGATGATAGGTAGGCCATGAAGTTATTAGAAGAACCAGGGAGTGACATCTGGGCCAGATGCCATTGATTAAGATGATCGGATGGTGGAGATATTGGACTGGTTATGTTTGACTTCACCAATGAAAGATAATCTCGTGGTGATTGCCAGAGCACCTTGCATGGTGACACCATTATTCAATAAAGGCAAATGTGAGAAACTGGAAGAGGAGAATGGGAACAAAGTTGGAGGAAGAGAATAAGATGTTTGTAAGTAGCCAtgtctcaattttttttcggCAAAGGATGAAAGTAATAGCCACGCCATTATTTGAGTGATGGGAATGATCCTTACCCTGAAAATTACACATGCGTAAGAAACCATGGCCAACTCACCAGGCATTGCTCAAAATGTCAGGATATTTGCAAGTGCATGTGtgagaaatgagaaaattGTGAAGTTAGTATATTTCCATTTCCTGACGTACAGAAATTGAAGCCCCACCTAATGTGTCATCAGGTCTGCAAACCTTATTTGTTAGCCTTTCCAGAAAAAAGTGTTACCATCATAAACCCAAGTAGAACTTTTATAAAGAGGATCCCCTTTTACACCTTAAATGTAACATTTCACTGTTATTGTGGTCATCATTCAGTAGAATTGAGAGAAGCATGTGGTGGTCAAGTAATTATTAATAGGGTTGTCTCTGTGCAACCAAGATTGACAAagacttatttctttttattgattATAATGTACATCTTTCTTGAGTACTTTGATTTGGCTAATAATGAATGTGGTTGCAACTTTTGTCAAATATTTGTTATCTCGTTTATTGAAGGCTTTAAACTTGGATCCGAGAAGCATACAGCAGAGGCAATTGTACAGAAATCCGGCATTTTACAGCTAACTTCTGGTATTGAAGGCCTGTCTTTACTGAAGACAACCAAGGTAAATTTGTTGGTCTTTTTGTATTTCAGATAATGCAATCGGCtcatatgttttaaatttcttttcgcatgaacacaaaagaaaaatgtctTTTCTTAAAAGTAATTATGTTTATAACATGTTCTTTTAACTCCGTTGGATATGTAATTCTTGCAATTTCTATACTGTCCCTTTTAGCTGTCTGTTTTTGCTATACAATCTGCTTACTGTTTGCACTCCAATGTTACGTAGAAGTTGCATTATCCATCTATAATCAGGACATAACTTTGAAATGCAGTTCTATGGTAGCACAAATGAAATGATCACAGCACTGAATTTGAACCATATCCATTACATTCAGTAGTTAGCACTAACATCTGCTTACAAGCTTCCTTTATGGGAATAAATTTCACTGAGATTATGGTAGTCATTCtgagagaatttttttatgtcaGATGGATCTTTTAGATTGCATTGTGAATTTACTTTCCTGGATCTCAATTTTTTAACCTTTAGGAAGCAACTGCTTGAACTTTCTACTCAAAAGCATTCTGCAAATGTGCCCTAAAACAATAAAAGGTTCTCCTTTACTGTGTTGATTGCAACCGAATTAGGAAACATGAACTGCTGCTCTTGTTGTCTTCCTTATCTGTCCCCCATAACGAGTTTGTTTTCTCatgttaataaaatttattggaTCTTAATGAAATCTTCTGAATAAAATGTTGATTAttacattattcaaataattggCAAATATAATATCTTGTCAACAAGAAATAGGCTTTTAAAAATCCATTCTTAAAACAAGCTCCTCACGAGAGAAAGACAAGGAAGAAATTTGATGTTCGATTATAGGCTGTGTTATTTTTGCaagatatttttcttgtttccgGCCTTATGAAGTAACATATGAAGGTCATTATGTAATAACTATATAATTAGCCAAAGGCCATTATGTGTCTTCCATGTTACCATTTCTTGAACGCAATTCTATTTAAGAATTGGAGGAGCTAGGTATGGATGATGTGCCCATCTTATCATAAAGCACCTCTTCAGTAGTTGTGTTGCTAATTTGATGCATATAATATCTCCTAAGTAGTGTTTTAACTCATGGTAGATTAATGATAATATTCTGTATCTTCGTATCTAGTTCCTCCTTTTACTCATGGTACTAGACCATGTAACCTTAATGATGGTTAGTGCTAACAGTGCACAAGTGAGGGAGCAGTTTCTTGGGCTAAGAAATTACAAGTGACAAAAAGTCTGTTGTAATCCTAACAGGATTTCTAATTTATCAGATGTTGCATTTCAAGGTTCTATATACGCCATTTGTCCTCTAATGCTGATCAAATTCCTAAACGGGTATCAATACCTACCCCCTGCATCCTCTAGTGCTTTGCATATGCACctagtttggcttttaaatGTTCTACACTTATGCACCTtttgaagcattcattatTGCTGgctttttataacatattgatGGGTTTTAAGGCACTGTCTAATTTGAAGTTCTGGTTTCATTTGATGCATCTtgttaaattttcaacaaatttggTACTTGTTAGGGTTAATATTTAGTACTTAGTTCAATAATACTCTTCTGTTTCTATCTTTTAAGCTAACATCTTTTTGATTTCTGTGCTGATTTTTGGAGTTTGTCCTATGAACAGTCAGGATTTGAAGGGTTCATTAGGGACAAATACACAGCTCTGCCTGAAACGCGTGAAAGGATGCTGGCAACGGAGGTTACCGCATCTTGGAggtataatttctttttctatttgttAAGTTTGATACTAAGTTAAAAGAAGGCATCCGGGTAATTTGTTAACAATATGCAATAGTGTAAAAGCCTTTTCTTGAAGATTGATTTATCATGCTTCAGGTGTATTTCATATGAGTTTGATGCCAATATAATACACTGAGATGCTGACTTGATTCTTAACACAGTTTTTTTGCTCCCTATTGAGTTTAGAGGGTGCTTAATTGTTTCACCAAAATATATGTGGTTTGTGGATGCAGGTATTCATATGAATCTGTCTCTAGCATCCCTCAAAAGCCACTTTACTTCAATGAATGTTACCTGAATGTGAAAAAAGTTTTGGCTGATACTTTCTTTGGTCCTCCTGACGGGGGGGTATATAGTGCATCTGTTCAAAGCACTCTTTTTCATATGGCAAAGGCTGTACTTAGCAGGTTATCTCTCTCTTGCTCTCTTTCTTTATGAGCTCGCACACACTTGTGTACTCATGTGCATGAATGGTCAGATGTGCACCAGTGCATGCATACACATGATGTTAGAACTCTTTAGTTTTAGACACTCAGCTTCACAGTTTTCGTTTTTACGTGGTGCAGTTTTGAGAATTGATATTCATCTTggttttaatgattttaaggTTCATGGACATATCATCGGTTCAATTAAAAATGCCAAATATCCATTTCTTACCCGTTAATATATCAAGCAAGGATATCGGTGTCATTGTAAAGGTATGACTCTTTGCCATTACATAACTGCCAGAATGTAGTTACTGGAATGCAACTGGTCATTGGTCATTTTAAGGGAGGGGGAGGAGGGGGAGAACTTAATATAGAATAAGAGGATTGGATGTTAAAAGTTAACACATTGGATTTGAAGAGGTCTTCCTACAGTATAAAAGTAGTAGTTAATGACATTTGACTGTCAAgcagataaaatttttttttgagttttcaGCTAAAAAGTGAAAATGGTGCTGAAGATTTCTGCCATGTTTATAGCCCTTGTCCAGTCACCTGCTCTACTGCCTGTTGTCCTCTTGCTGATGCTTCATTAATCAGTGTTCTTCTTTCTTTAACTTTTGGACTCTCAACTCTGTTGGTATATTCTTCAGAAATTTATCCTTTTCCATGAATGTTATTGTTTCTAGTGCTTCTAATGCCAGTTGGAGTCTTATTTAGAGAGTGATTTCAATGGAAAGTAGGGGAAGCAGAAGCAGAATGTCCCTTTGGTTCTTTTTAGTGAAACTTATACGGAGATGATGGTGATGAATTGTTGAGTTGCTATCTAATATATAAACACGGGATAAAGTTAACCTTTCTTAGTGACATTTTATGATGATACCGATGATTAATGCAGTTCAATGATGATGTTTATTTACCGACGGATGAACCACATGGATCGATTGAAGCTACCTTGAGCCGTTTCTGGTCAAAGATGTAGCTGCTGAATGTACTATGGTCGAAGTATGGTGCAGGTTCTGCTTCCTTCTGGTTTCATTTTCCTGTAATCTGCAGGATagtatattttgtttatgtAAAATAAAGAACCTGTTCACAAAATGTTCATGTTAAAtgatcatataaaaaaaaaaaacaaattgtcagaggataaataataaatttcaatttatttggCTTATTGATTAGTGCATATTCCTTTTGCTCGAATCttctttctataaaaaaatttaatgttttgcACCCGAATATTTGATTCATTGGTTAATATATGATTCTCagttcaaatttcttttctctcaattataaaaaaaaattagctgTAAGAatgagctttttttttttgaaattgggaatttttattaatatgatcCACATGTGcatcattttctctccaaccaTAAAGAAAGTGGATGCATTTTTCATtgcatatatttattttggaaactaaaatcataaataaaaattatttcctAGAAAGTCTTCCAACTTTTTGTCTCAAATCTTTGAATCAGGTTTTCATTCAAATAAGTAAGTTTTTAAGTAAATAATTATTGGGTTTATATTTAATGCATTGTTAGAATATTGATTCTATACATTATCGGTGAAAAAACTTCAGTGTCATAGGTCCTAGAAGATATCCAACAAAATTGAGCACATTGCtgcaataaaaaaagaataattaattattaaaaaaattaatatttaattttaaaattttaaaaattttaaatttatttttataatgatGTGACATGATTTGGTAAACGAGtagtatataaaaattataacttgtcattgcataaaatataaactcataataatacaagtgaaaaataaattatcataaaatttaatccgAATAATTTGCTATCATGAGTTAAATATAAATCTACTTGTAAAAATCAAGTATTTATAAGTTTGTTAATATCGtgtattgaattttttgacaaaaagaaGTTGAGAGATGACATAGGTAACTTGAGAAAGTGCGAATCTctatgaatatttgattttgatgtttttctcctctttcatttaaattcaagtaaacttaaatttcacatatatttCTTATATTATTACTTCTTATTTatatcttatttaattttaatttcgaataaaaaatctaatataTATCCCCCCCATAGATTGCCATCTACACCTGAGCTAATAATATCGAGCAAACCTTATTCTAACAGTGAAGGGGCaagaaataaagtaaattcGTCATTGGTTTCATCTAGCATATGATAAATGGGTccgttttctttttatcaattGCAGGCATTCGGATCactaataacaaaatttaatcTTTGGGAGTAATTTGCTATTCCGTATAACACTTCCACACCTTCCTTGGAATCATTGTTGCAATACACACCTAAAAGTGGACATCTTCTGGTATCAGCTTTTTTTACTGATATCTCTAGTCCTCAATTCTCCTTCCAATTTTAGCTTGGTTAAAGACATTTCAGTTTACCCGGTGAATATTCCTTTAAACCTTAGAGCTTCCTCAATAAAAATCCTTTGAGATATGCTCAAAGTTGAATCTTTGGCAACAGAAATCATGGCACTTCATGGGTTGGAATTGCATGTGTTACTTAGAATCTCCTTTTTTCCTAGACTTAGGTATCTATTCATCCATCTTGGATAGAATCCCTAATCCTTCTGTTTAACTTTGTAGAGGGGTTCTTGTGATagggagaga
Proteins encoded in this region:
- the LOC18586835 gene encoding uricase-2 isozyme 2, with amino-acid sequence MAKEMDGFNFEQRHGKARVRVGRVWRSKDGRRHSMVEWNVNISLLSNCTGAYVRDDNSDIVATDTMKNTVYVKAKECSEQLSAEEFAILLGKHFTSFYPQVFTAIVKVVEKPWERVSVNGQAHEHGFKLGSEKHTAEAIVQKSGILQLTSGIEGLSLLKTTKSGFEGFIRDKYTALPETRERMLATEVTASWRYSYESVSSIPQKPLYFNECYLNVKKVLADTFFGPPDGGVYSASVQSTLFHMAKAVLSRFMDISSVQLKMPNIHFLPVNISSKDIGVIVKFNDDVYLPTDEPHGSIEATLSRFWSKM